The following is a genomic window from Amycolatopsis australiensis.
TCGCCTGCACCGGCGCCCACGGGGACGCGGTGCGCCGGGCCGTCGGGCAGCACCTGGAAGGCGTGTCCTTCCGCGACCTGTTCCTGATCTGCGACATCCGCGCCGACCTGCCGGGCTGGGCGGCCGAGCGGCGCTTCCACTTCGACCCGCCGTGGAACCCGGGCCGCCAGGTGCTCATCCACCCGTGCCCCGGCTCGCAGTTCCGGATCGACTGGCAGGTGCCCGACGACTACGACCTCGCGGCCGAGGAGACCGGCGGCGCGCTCGACCGGCGGATCCGCGCGATCACCGGCGACCGGCCGTACGAGGTCGTCTGGCGGTCGGTGTACCGCTTCCACACGCGCCTGGTGCGCCGGATGCGTGTCGGCCGGGTGCTGCTGGCGGGGGACTGCGCGCACCTGGTCGCGCCGTTCGGGGCCCGCGGGCTCAACTCGGGCGTCGCCGACGCGGAGAACGCGGCCTGGAAGCTCGCCTGGGTCCTGCGCGGCGAGGCCGGCGAGGACCTGCTGGAGAGCTACCACGCCGAGCGGCACGCGGCGGCCGTGGAGAACGCGGCGGTCACGACGGCGACCATGGACTTCCTCGTCCCGCAGGACGACGAGCGGCGCGCTCGCCGCCTCGACGTCCTCACCCGCGCCGCCGCCGACCCCGCGGTGCACGAACAGGTCGATTCGGGGCGGCTCGCCGAGCCGTTCTGGTACGCCGATTCGCCGTTGACCACGCCGGACCCGGCGCGCCCGTGCGCCGGACGCCCCGCGCGCGGCACGCTGCCGCCGCCCGGCCCGGGAATCCTGCTGCCGGACGTCACCGTCGCGAGTGGACGGTTGCGCGACCTGGCCCGGCAAGGGTTCCTGGCGCTGACCACGCCGGGGCTCACGGTCACCGGGGTGCGGTCGGCGGAGATTCCGGTGGGCGGGGTGCTGGGCGCGCGTCCGGGCGAAGCCTGGCTGGTCCGCCCGGACGCGTACGTCGCCGCGGTGTTACGGGTAGGCGACCAGCGGGCTCACCTGGTGCCCGGTGTTCGCGGCGTCACCCGTGTCGTCGACGACGTGGGCGATCGTGCCGACGCCCCCGAGTGACACCGAAACCAGGTCGTGGAACCGGACACCGGCCGTGTTCGGTACCTCGAACGAGTGACTGGCCACAATGGACGGATTGGTGTTGAAGAAGCAATAGCTGCCGAGGCCCCAGCCTTCGTGGCTGGTGACCGAGTCGGCCACCTTGTAGGCCGCCCAGCCCTGCCGTCCGCCGCCGCTGGACCACGACGCCTGGTCCGGCGGGTCGTACGGCATCTCGTTCTGGAAGAAGTACGTCCGGCCGCCGTTGCCGTTCCACAGCACCTCGTACTGCTGGTAGTGCTCGACGAACAGGCCGTACATCGTCACGTTCGCGCCGTTGACGACCAGGCCGTTGGCCGCGGTGTTGACGGTCCAG
Proteins encoded in this region:
- a CDS encoding FAD-dependent monooxygenase yields the protein MTVAVLGSGPVGQTAALLLARWGVPVVLVDEHEARDPVGSKAICQQRDTLDVWASLGAGCLAEEGLTWTIARTFHRARELFALELPDAGSALPPFVNLSQARVEAVLDELIARQPLIDVRRGHRITGLTQPGGVVVECETAGGPRRIEADYAIACTGAHGDAVRRAVGQHLEGVSFRDLFLICDIRADLPGWAAERRFHFDPPWNPGRQVLIHPCPGSQFRIDWQVPDDYDLAAEETGGALDRRIRAITGDRPYEVVWRSVYRFHTRLVRRMRVGRVLLAGDCAHLVAPFGARGLNSGVADAENAAWKLAWVLRGEAGEDLLESYHAERHAAAVENAAVTTATMDFLVPQDDERRARRLDVLTRAAADPAVHEQVDSGRLAEPFWYADSPLTTPDPARPCAGRPARGTLPPPGPGILLPDVTVASGRLRDLARQGFLALTTPGLTVTGVRSAEIPVGGVLGARPGEAWLVRPDAYVAAVLRVGDQRAHLVPGVRGVTRVVDDVGDRADAPE